Genomic DNA from Chloroflexota bacterium:
CGCTGGGCAAAATGGTGCGGTTGAAATCAGGGGATACGTTAGAAGAAGGCTATGCAGAATCAATAAATGTTGACGGCAGCATAATGTTGAGGCGCTCCGATGGAAGTCTGATAAGGGTGGTCACCGGAGAGTAGCCGTCCGGAATTGAGAAAACAGGAGTCTGTTTGGAAAGGAGTAAGATGGAGGTAATGGCTGCCATCCTATCGAGGAGAAGTGTGCGGCGCTACAAGCCTGATCCGGTGAAAGAAGAGGATCTCAGGGTTGTGCTGGAGGCTGCCCGTTGGGCTCCCTCCTGGGCTAACACCCAGTGCTGGAATTTCATTGTAGTGCGTGATGCTGCAGTCAAAGCCAAGCTGGCAGCTACTCTTAACCTCGGCAACCCGGCCACTGAAGCTATCAAAGAGGCGCCTGTGGTCATAGCGGCCTGCGCTGAGCTGGGGAAAGCGGGCTACAAGCGGGGTGAGGTCTCTACTGATAAAGGCGATTGGTTTATGTTTGATGTAGCTCTGGCAATGCAGAACCTGGCCTTGGCGGCCTGGTCTATGGGCCTGGGTACGGTGCATGTGGGGCTAGTGGATGCCAAGAAGGCAGCCGAGATACTGCAACTGCCGCCGGGGATCGTTTTTGTGGAAATGACGCCGCTGGGCTATCCAGCCGAGGAGCCTAAGGCACCGCGCAGAAGGGAACTATCTGAGATCGTATTCTATGATAAATATGGTCAGCGCTAAGCGCCGGTTCTGCGGCTCTCTTTGTTGTTCTTGTTAAGTATTTCTGTCAAAAAATGGGGGATGGCATTCCCCTACGACGGCCTCTTGTTGGTTCGGGTTGATGGTCTTGGCTTACTTTTTCTGTTCCTCAGGAGGCGCTGGATTGACATAACCCGCAAGCAATATCTTGGGCACCAAGTCAGCCAGTTCGTCCACTGTCCACGGCTCACCTTTCCTGTGATCCTTGTGTATGATCTTGACAATAGACGGCTCGGAGTATATGCCCACCGTACCACCAGCACTACGAACTACCAGCCCATTGACATTGGCTGCTGCATCGGTGGCTAGGTAAACCGCAACTGGGGCTATGAACTCGGGCCCTGGCATATTCACCAACTCTTCATACCTGGCTTTGGTGATGGCACCCTCTTCAAACTGCCTCTTGAATTTTGCCTTTACATCTTCATCCAGGGTCATCCTGGTCGCTGCCATGGGAACAATGCAGTTACAGGTCACGCCATATCTTCCCAACTCTAGAGCAGCAGTACGAGTGAAGCTTACTATGCCACCTTTGGCAGCGCTATAATTGCCTTGCCCGACGCTGCCCAGCCAGGCAGCAGAGGCGATGTTGATTATACGCCCAAATCGCTGCCCCCTCATAAATCCGGAGGCATGACGACACATATTGAAGGTGCCTTTGAGGTGGACGCTGAGCACAGTATCCCATTCCTCTTCACTCATGTTGTGCAGCATTCGATCGCGAAGAACGCCAGCACAATTGACCAGGATATCTATGCGACCAAAGCTATCTACACAACTCTTTATGATTCTCTCCGCAGCAGCAAAATCCGTTACTGAGTCGTGGTTGGCAATAGCTGTGCCCCCGTGTTTCTTGATTTCGGCAACCACCTCCTCTGCTGGTGCCAGATCACTTCCTGACCCCGTCCGACTGGCCCCTGGATCGGCCACTACCACTTTAGCTCCTTCTCCAGCAAGCGCCAGAGCTATGTCTCTGCCAATACCGCGCCCGCCACCGGTAACCACTGCACTCCTGCCTTGAAGCTTTGTTCCCATGCTGCTTATTTCCTCCTTAGAAAACGCGTGCTCCCCATTCAGTAAATTGGTGATGCGACTATCTCGGCCACGCTAGTACCTGGACATACTTTCAAGGAATCTGGAGCGGGAGACGGGATTCGAACCCGCGACTCCTTGCTTGGGAAGCAAGTACTCTACCGCTGAGTTACACCCGCCAAAGCAAACTGCAAGTAAATTCTACGCCAAGATAAATCAAAAGACAAGCTTTACACCACTGCCCTCCTCATAGGCTGTCTCTTCTCCAAGTAAGGTTGGACAGCCGACTTCAATCATGCCGCGTATCACACGACTCGTATTGAGTTCGGCAGCAGTCCTGTGCAAATCAACGCTATTGTTTTCAGATTCACCAACGCAAGTTTAGCTTTAGCCGTGTGGAACCACATTGTTCCAACTGAACGTTAGCATAGCTATAGCTATGAGGTCAAGACTTTCGATTAAGTAGCTCTAATGATAGATGATAATTGGTAGCGGCCTCTCA
This window encodes:
- a CDS encoding nitroreductase, producing MEVMAAILSRRSVRRYKPDPVKEEDLRVVLEAARWAPSWANTQCWNFIVVRDAAVKAKLAATLNLGNPATEAIKEAPVVIAACAELGKAGYKRGEVSTDKGDWFMFDVALAMQNLALAAWSMGLGTVHVGLVDAKKAAEILQLPPGIVFVEMTPLGYPAEEPKAPRRRELSEIVFYDKYGQR
- a CDS encoding SDR family NAD(P)-dependent oxidoreductase codes for the protein MGTKLQGRSAVVTGGGRGIGRDIALALAGEGAKVVVADPGASRTGSGSDLAPAEEVVAEIKKHGGTAIANHDSVTDFAAAERIIKSCVDSFGRIDILVNCAGVLRDRMLHNMSEEEWDTVLSVHLKGTFNMCRHASGFMRGQRFGRIINIASAAWLGSVGQGNYSAAKGGIVSFTRTAALELGRYGVTCNCIVPMAATRMTLDEDVKAKFKRQFEEGAITKARYEELVNMPGPEFIAPVAVYLATDAAANVNGLVVRSAGGTVGIYSEPSIVKIIHKDHRKGEPWTVDELADLVPKILLAGYVNPAPPEEQKK